From the Acidimicrobiia bacterium genome, one window contains:
- a CDS encoding GNAT family N-acetyltransferase, translating into MIRPGTAEDVEPAYHVFRRALWSYLRDIGLVDAASDDDPGTAFARHRHLVEHLADTAAEFHVAVDDGGRLVGLARSIERDGVFQLTELFVDPDDQGGGIGTALLAEAFPVGRGRHRSILATLDPRALSLYHRYGVAFQGALVDISITPEVADIGSDLLAEPVAADSIHRIAALDATLVGFERLDDLRWLAGKRPCVALTRHGSVAGYAFLADDVGVGPIGVADTADAAAALDHVRNAAAREGRGRFSMTTPLANHEAMRWAVGTGQEIEPFFTLILADAPFVSWDRYIGYTPEFFI; encoded by the coding sequence GTGATCCGCCCCGGCACGGCGGAAGACGTCGAGCCGGCCTACCACGTTTTCCGGCGCGCCCTATGGAGCTACCTCCGGGACATCGGGCTGGTCGATGCCGCATCCGACGACGACCCCGGCACCGCCTTCGCCAGGCACCGCCACCTCGTCGAGCACCTGGCCGACACCGCCGCCGAGTTCCACGTCGCCGTCGACGACGGCGGCCGCCTCGTCGGGCTGGCGCGATCCATCGAGCGCGATGGAGTCTTCCAGCTCACCGAGCTGTTCGTCGACCCCGATGATCAGGGAGGCGGGATCGGCACTGCCCTTCTCGCCGAGGCGTTCCCGGTCGGCCGCGGCAGGCACCGGTCGATCCTGGCGACGCTCGACCCGAGAGCCCTCTCCCTGTACCACCGCTACGGGGTGGCATTCCAGGGTGCGCTGGTGGACATCTCGATCACGCCGGAGGTCGCCGACATCGGCTCGGATCTCCTTGCGGAACCGGTCGCCGCCGACTCGATCCACCGGATCGCGGCACTCGACGCCACCCTCGTCGGCTTCGAGCGGCTCGACGACCTGCGTTGGCTGGCCGGCAAGCGTCCATGCGTGGCACTGACGCGCCACGGATCGGTGGCCGGCTACGCCTTCCTCGCAGATGACGTCGGAGTCGGCCCGATCGGCGTGGCCGACACCGCCGACGCGGCCGCCGCCCTCGATCACGTCCGCAACGCGGCCGCTCGAGAGGGAAGGGGCCGGTTCTCCATGACGACTCCACTGGCGAACCACGAGGCCATGCGGTGGGCGGTTGGCACCGGCCAGGAGATCGAGCCGTTCTTCACGCTGATCCTGGCCGACGCCCCGTTCGTCTCATGGGACCGCTACATCGGCTACACGCCCGAGTTCTTCATCTGA
- a CDS encoding DUF885 domain-containing protein translates to MSEDLAALAERYWEWRMAANPTEASLLGDHRYDDQLEDLTREAEDAAVAELDAITTAAEAIEPASLDARDRVTRGVLIHEASTLADEYRARLLELAVDPSSGIHVAYLQAAGQLPLSEPEHADALVGRWTKFGTLFGQAVHRLRQGIATGRTPPRVAVEKVIAHIDAYLASPLEGDPFVSVPPPPQFTEAEVAAWRERLVEAVRTHVRPAYEHYRTALVEEVVSESRPQERAGIAWIADGAEVYAGAIRRHTSLDRTPLEIHEMGKELIEQVGDEYRRLGAEVLGTSDLAEIYLRLREDASLRFDDAAEIVEAASGALERARAAIPGWFGILPKADCIMAEIPGPGAEEAPLAYYLPPSGDGSRPGTFFVNTTLPTTRTRYESEALAFHESIPGHHLQSAIAQELEEVPEFRRFAYVTAYVEGWGLYTERLADEMGLYSDEVARLGMLSFDSWRAGRLVVDTGMHALGWSRQEAIGYMLANSPQAANNVETEIDRYIGWPGQALAYMTGRQEIVRLRRLADAALSPTFDIKTFHDVVLGSGPVPLPVLGELVEDWLSAARVT, encoded by the coding sequence ATGAGTGAGGATCTGGCGGCTCTCGCCGAGCGCTACTGGGAGTGGCGCATGGCCGCCAACCCGACCGAGGCGTCGCTGCTCGGCGACCACCGCTACGACGATCAGCTCGAGGACCTCACCCGCGAGGCAGAGGACGCTGCCGTCGCCGAGCTCGACGCCATCACCACCGCCGCCGAGGCCATCGAGCCTGCCTCGCTCGATGCACGCGATCGAGTGACGCGTGGCGTCCTGATCCACGAGGCCTCGACGCTTGCGGACGAGTACCGGGCGCGACTGCTCGAGCTCGCCGTCGATCCTTCCAGTGGCATCCACGTGGCATACCTCCAGGCAGCCGGGCAGCTGCCCTTGTCCGAGCCCGAGCACGCCGACGCACTGGTCGGTCGCTGGACGAAGTTCGGGACGCTGTTCGGGCAGGCCGTGCATCGCCTTCGGCAGGGGATCGCGACGGGTCGCACCCCTCCTCGGGTGGCGGTCGAGAAGGTGATCGCGCACATCGACGCCTACCTGGCGTCCCCGCTCGAGGGCGACCCGTTCGTCAGCGTCCCTCCTCCACCGCAGTTCACCGAGGCCGAGGTCGCCGCCTGGAGGGAGCGCCTCGTCGAGGCGGTGCGCACCCACGTCAGGCCGGCGTACGAGCACTACCGCACCGCACTCGTGGAGGAGGTCGTCTCCGAGTCCCGGCCGCAGGAGCGCGCCGGGATCGCGTGGATCGCCGACGGCGCCGAGGTGTATGCCGGGGCGATCAGGCGGCACACCTCGCTCGATCGCACCCCGCTCGAGATACACGAGATGGGGAAGGAGCTCATCGAGCAGGTCGGAGACGAGTACCGACGATTGGGCGCCGAAGTGCTCGGGACGTCCGACCTCGCCGAGATCTACCTGAGACTGCGCGAGGACGCCTCGCTGCGCTTCGACGACGCAGCCGAGATCGTCGAGGCGGCGAGCGGAGCCCTCGAGCGAGCGAGGGCGGCGATCCCCGGTTGGTTCGGAATCCTGCCGAAGGCCGATTGCATCATGGCCGAGATCCCGGGCCCCGGCGCCGAGGAGGCGCCGCTCGCCTACTACCTCCCTCCTTCCGGTGACGGCTCGCGTCCGGGGACGTTCTTCGTGAACACGACCCTCCCAACCACTCGCACCCGCTACGAATCCGAGGCGCTGGCGTTCCACGAGTCCATCCCCGGGCACCACCTGCAGTCGGCGATCGCCCAGGAGCTCGAGGAGGTTCCCGAGTTCCGCCGATTCGCGTACGTGACCGCCTACGTGGAGGGGTGGGGTCTCTACACGGAGCGGCTGGCCGACGAGATGGGGCTCTACAGCGATGAGGTCGCCCGCCTCGGGATGCTCTCGTTCGACTCGTGGCGTGCCGGCCGGCTCGTGGTCGACACAGGGATGCACGCCCTCGGGTGGAGCCGCCAGGAGGCCATCGGCTACATGCTCGCCAACTCGCCGCAGGCCGCCAACAACGTGGAGACGGAGATCGACCGGTACATCGGATGGCCCGGCCAGGCGCTCGCGTACATGACGGGGCGCCAGGAGATCGTGCGGCTTCGCAGGCTGGCCGATGCGGCGCTCAGCCCGACCTTCGACATCAAGACGTTCCACGATGTCGTCCTCGGCTCGGGCCCCGTGCCGCTGCCCGTGCTGGGTGAACTCGTCGAGGACTGGCTGTCGGCCGCTCGAGTCACGTGA